From the Sphingomonas aliaeris genome, one window contains:
- a CDS encoding YbhB/YbcL family Raf kinase inhibitor-like protein, whose amino-acid sequence MKAAHLASALLFVGSPVLAQSSPEDNDKRPVQAHFYELTPLKPAADFAASLKLPRGYRVAVWASDLGNTRVMAVAPDGSVYVSRRSEADIIRLVDANRDGRADGAPTVIVNRPGLHGLTIHDGMLYFMTAKEVFRAPLRPDGGIGTVKTLIDDLPDAGQHLNRTLAVGPDNMLYISSGSTCNACDESSQENATLIRASLDGKARRVWASGLRNTIGFGWHPRTGELWGWDQGIDWLGNDLQREEVNRIERGKRYGWPYVFEDGKRNPQDEPPGGITAAQWAASSTNPVLMHVAHSAGMQMAFHPGGGFGPDVAGDAFVALRGSWNRKPASGYELARIRFDAKGQATRVETFVSGFMSRDGTGQYGRPCGVAVMRDGSILLSDDANGVIYRITYDGATGQAAPLAPPPGPMLEQAARGTNVPLALARPETQASSPAGLTVAAAAFTVNGPIPREYSEYGLGISPALSWSAVPNAVSYAILVEDPDGASKPVIHWVAWNVPAGTTRLPEGLQERDRLSGGPLEGIMQGASGRGTVGWYGPRPPKGDKPHRYHFQVLALDRQLDLPLGATRDQLLTAAAGHVIGSGDLVGTYAEPK is encoded by the coding sequence ATGAAAGCCGCACACTTAGCCTCCGCGCTTCTCTTCGTTGGCTCACCCGTGCTCGCGCAGAGCAGTCCGGAAGACAATGACAAGCGCCCGGTCCAGGCCCACTTTTACGAACTCACGCCATTGAAACCGGCGGCCGACTTTGCCGCCTCGCTGAAGTTGCCTCGCGGCTACCGTGTTGCCGTATGGGCGAGCGACCTGGGCAACACGCGCGTCATGGCCGTAGCGCCGGACGGCTCGGTCTATGTAAGCCGACGGTCGGAGGCCGATATCATCAGGCTGGTGGACGCGAACCGAGACGGCCGCGCGGACGGGGCACCGACCGTCATCGTCAACCGACCGGGACTGCACGGACTGACCATCCACGACGGAATGCTCTACTTCATGACAGCCAAGGAAGTGTTTCGCGCGCCACTCCGGCCCGACGGCGGCATAGGCACCGTGAAAACGCTGATCGACGACCTGCCCGACGCCGGACAGCACCTCAACCGGACGTTAGCGGTCGGTCCGGACAACATGCTCTACATTAGCTCGGGTTCGACGTGTAACGCCTGCGACGAGTCCAGTCAGGAGAACGCGACGCTCATCAGGGCGAGCCTCGACGGCAAGGCGCGGCGGGTGTGGGCCTCGGGCTTGCGCAACACGATCGGCTTCGGATGGCACCCGCGCACGGGCGAGCTATGGGGCTGGGATCAGGGCATCGACTGGCTCGGCAACGACCTCCAGCGCGAGGAGGTGAACAGGATCGAGCGCGGCAAGCGCTACGGCTGGCCGTACGTCTTCGAGGACGGCAAGCGGAACCCGCAGGACGAGCCGCCGGGCGGCATCACGGCTGCGCAATGGGCTGCGTCGTCTACCAATCCGGTGCTCATGCACGTCGCGCACTCGGCAGGCATGCAAATGGCCTTTCATCCAGGCGGCGGCTTCGGGCCGGACGTCGCTGGCGATGCCTTCGTTGCCCTCCGCGGCAGCTGGAATCGCAAGCCTGCATCGGGCTACGAGCTGGCGCGCATCCGCTTCGATGCAAAGGGCCAGGCGACCCGCGTCGAGACCTTCGTCAGCGGGTTCATGAGCCGCGACGGCACGGGCCAATACGGCCGGCCTTGCGGCGTGGCAGTCATGCGCGATGGCTCGATCCTGCTCTCGGACGATGCCAATGGCGTGATCTACCGCATCACCTATGACGGTGCGACGGGGCAGGCCGCGCCGCTCGCGCCGCCGCCCGGCCCGATGCTGGAACAGGCAGCGCGCGGGACCAACGTACCGCTGGCTCTTGCACGTCCAGAGACGCAAGCGAGCAGCCCGGCGGGGCTGACGGTCGCCGCGGCCGCGTTCACTGTCAACGGTCCGATCCCGCGGGAGTACAGCGAATACGGGCTTGGCATCTCGCCCGCGCTGAGCTGGTCCGCCGTTCCAAATGCCGTCTCCTACGCGATCCTCGTTGAAGACCCGGACGGCGCGTCGAAGCCGGTCATCCACTGGGTCGCCTGGAACGTGCCTGCGGGCACCACCCGCCTGCCCGAAGGACTGCAGGAGCGCGACCGCTTGAGCGGCGGACCGCTCGAGGGGATCATGCAGGGCGCGAGCGGACGCGGCACGGTGGGCTGGTACGGCCCACGCCCGCCGAAAGGCGACAAGCCACATCGTTATCACTTTCAGGTGCTCGCGCTCGATCGCCAGCTGGACCTGCCGCTTGGAGCGACGCGAGACCAGTTGCTCACGGCCGCGGCAGGGCACGTGATCGGGAGCGGCGACCTTGTCGGCACGTATGCCGAACCGAAATGA
- a CDS encoding ComEC/Rec2 family competence protein translates to MTKVILLDVGHGNCAIVRSGGATAVIDSPTGAMLLDTLRDLEVETVETAIISHADKDHIAGILSLLTSDNIRVERIYVNPDSQKNTRIWRDFRVAVAVAEQKGSCKVVTGLSTTIPGTIEVGAARIAVLCPSSALALTGVGGTTASGRKVDANTLSGVLRIDAEEGAGSILMAADMDETGLAEAIDAETNLEADVLVFPHHGGLPGTSDAQAFTTRLLTAVRPDTVVFSNGRGRHDNPRLGVVETVRHQGCAIACTQLSERCHSQPVDAQDFLEPLRASGRTKGFSCAGSMTLELQPKGQRTPEHSARHRSFISEHVATPMCRHRSAGDETDSHLGLPR, encoded by the coding sequence GTGACGAAGGTGATTCTGCTCGACGTCGGCCACGGGAACTGCGCGATCGTCCGAAGCGGCGGCGCGACCGCAGTAATCGATTCCCCGACCGGGGCAATGTTGCTCGACACGCTGCGGGATCTTGAAGTCGAGACTGTGGAAACAGCGATTATCTCGCACGCGGACAAGGACCATATCGCTGGCATCCTGTCGCTGCTAACTAGTGACAACATTCGCGTGGAACGGATCTACGTCAATCCGGACAGCCAGAAGAATACGAGGATTTGGCGTGATTTCCGGGTCGCGGTTGCGGTCGCCGAGCAGAAGGGTAGCTGCAAGGTCGTCACCGGGCTTTCCACGACCATTCCGGGAACTATCGAGGTTGGTGCCGCCCGTATCGCGGTTCTGTGCCCCAGCTCGGCGCTAGCGCTGACCGGCGTAGGCGGAACGACCGCTTCTGGACGCAAAGTGGACGCAAACACATTGTCCGGCGTCCTGCGGATAGACGCGGAGGAGGGCGCGGGCAGCATCCTCATGGCGGCAGACATGGATGAGACCGGCCTCGCGGAAGCGATCGACGCCGAGACTAATTTGGAAGCAGATGTTCTCGTCTTCCCGCATCATGGCGGGCTTCCGGGTACCAGTGACGCCCAAGCGTTCACAACGCGATTATTGACGGCGGTACGGCCGGACACGGTCGTCTTCTCGAACGGGCGCGGACGGCACGACAATCCGCGTCTGGGGGTCGTTGAAACAGTGCGGCATCAGGGGTGCGCAATAGCCTGCACCCAGCTGTCGGAGCGCTGCCATTCCCAGCCGGTGGATGCGCAAGACTTTCTCGAACCCCTTCGTGCCAGCGGGCGAACGAAGGGTTTCAGCTGCGCGGGTTCGATGACCCTGGAGCTTCAGCCCAAGGGCCAGCGAACGCCCGAACATTCGGCGCGGCACCGGTCGTTCATCTCAGAGCACGTCGCCACGCCGATGTGCAGGCATAGGTCCGCCGGCGACGAGACAGACAGTCACCTCGGCCTTCCCCGCTAA
- a CDS encoding sensor histidine kinase codes for MSDGFRFSPDILARLGEELVPDADQGIVELAKNAYDADATNCTVRLEAVHSGHGSISISDNGSGMSADAIRGGWLVIGRSSKQQKPATEIYKRVPAGDKGLGRLAALRLGDRVELRTRPLAEPGVEHRLVIDWTAFAAAEHVEDVSIDVETVDTDLSHGTDILIQRVSDKFGRSAVNKLARSLLLLSDPFGNSAEFSQDRPARGPAEEDEPPARSDPGFSARLETPEFSDLEAKVNNAYFSDAQYRIHAEVDAQAKVTFQLLDWKGGTLHEMIDSAAYDAPLMTFDLWVFILDAQSFSTRSSTVGEVREWLTEVGGVHIYEDGIRVPPYGGAGDDWLEMNLRRVRSPEGRPSTNTSIGVLRLSNVAGILSQKTDRNGYIENEAFQELRRVCTDALEWSAKIQIRERDERRQAEKEAIARSTSTAKTKLNTVLDRSVKSTERRKVEKAIDQLVKDSGVENRSLREELQLYRSLATAGMTSAVLMHEIGRPLSMIDKAIDSLRRLIPTEKHAEADQRIARLGRVKQRLSSFISIPLTLLAKRKRRSGRVDVNECLTELKSLLEPVTEFFRAEVELDLAAGYAVINGSAALIDGICLNLVMNALNAFQRVGYSQPQRIIRLQTRQEGAHLILAVEDNAGGIDGVEISEIWLPGVTTSQDGTGFGLTIVRDSVTDLGGVSMSSVNPNSGAPASPLVFR; via the coding sequence GTGAGCGACGGCTTCCGCTTCTCGCCGGACATCTTGGCACGCCTCGGAGAGGAGCTGGTCCCGGACGCGGACCAAGGGATCGTCGAACTCGCGAAGAACGCCTACGACGCCGACGCGACGAACTGCACCGTCCGGCTTGAGGCGGTGCATTCTGGCCACGGGTCGATCAGTATTTCCGACAATGGAAGCGGCATGTCCGCCGATGCGATCCGCGGCGGTTGGCTCGTTATCGGCCGATCGTCGAAGCAGCAAAAGCCCGCCACGGAAATCTACAAGCGAGTGCCGGCGGGTGATAAAGGCCTGGGTCGCCTTGCCGCGCTTAGGTTGGGCGACCGAGTCGAACTGCGCACTCGCCCACTTGCCGAGCCTGGGGTGGAACACCGGCTGGTGATCGACTGGACAGCGTTCGCCGCTGCCGAGCATGTCGAAGACGTGTCGATTGACGTCGAGACGGTCGATACGGATCTTTCGCACGGTACCGATATTCTCATCCAGCGCGTCTCAGACAAGTTCGGTCGCTCGGCGGTGAACAAGTTGGCGCGCAGCCTTTTGCTCCTGTCGGACCCATTTGGTAACTCAGCTGAGTTTTCGCAGGACAGGCCGGCGCGCGGGCCGGCCGAGGAAGATGAGCCCCCCGCTCGATCTGATCCAGGCTTCAGCGCCCGCCTCGAGACTCCTGAGTTTTCGGACCTCGAAGCAAAGGTTAACAACGCCTATTTCAGCGACGCCCAGTACCGCATTCACGCCGAAGTCGATGCCCAAGCTAAAGTGACGTTCCAGCTACTCGACTGGAAAGGCGGCACCCTTCACGAGATGATCGACAGCGCGGCTTACGATGCGCCGCTGATGACATTTGATCTGTGGGTTTTCATCCTCGACGCACAGTCCTTCTCAACCCGAAGTTCTACGGTCGGTGAGGTGCGTGAATGGCTCACCGAGGTGGGCGGCGTGCATATCTATGAAGACGGCATTCGGGTGCCACCCTATGGGGGCGCGGGCGATGACTGGCTGGAAATGAACCTCCGGCGCGTTCGAAGCCCTGAAGGACGCCCGTCGACCAACACCTCGATCGGCGTGCTGCGCCTTTCAAACGTTGCCGGGATTCTCTCCCAGAAGACCGACCGCAACGGGTACATCGAAAACGAAGCCTTCCAAGAGCTTCGCCGCGTATGCACCGATGCGCTGGAATGGTCCGCCAAAATCCAGATTCGCGAGCGAGACGAGCGGCGCCAGGCGGAAAAGGAAGCAATCGCCCGCTCGACTTCAACCGCTAAGACCAAACTCAACACCGTATTGGACAGGTCGGTCAAAAGTACTGAACGCAGGAAAGTCGAAAAGGCAATCGACCAGTTGGTCAAAGACTCGGGCGTAGAGAACCGGAGCTTGCGCGAGGAATTGCAGCTCTATCGATCCCTCGCCACCGCAGGCATGACATCAGCGGTTCTCATGCACGAGATCGGCCGGCCCCTTAGCATGATCGATAAAGCAATCGATTCCTTGCGGCGCCTTATTCCCACCGAGAAACATGCGGAAGCCGACCAGCGCATTGCGCGTCTGGGGCGAGTAAAACAGCGTCTGAGCTCCTTCATTTCCATCCCCTTGACCCTGCTTGCCAAGCGCAAGCGCCGCTCGGGCCGCGTCGATGTCAATGAATGTCTCACCGAGCTGAAGTCCCTGCTTGAGCCAGTGACTGAGTTTTTCCGGGCAGAGGTCGAGTTGGACCTTGCCGCCGGCTACGCCGTGATCAACGGCAGCGCCGCGCTCATCGACGGAATTTGCCTCAATCTGGTGATGAACGCGCTCAATGCTTTCCAGCGGGTGGGCTATTCACAACCACAACGGATCATTCGTCTGCAAACTCGCCAGGAAGGTGCCCATCTAATCCTTGCAGTTGAAGATAATGCGGGGGGGATCGACGGTGTGGAGATCAGCGAAATTTGGCTGCCCGGTGTCACGACCTCTCAGGATGGAACCGGGTTCGGCCTCACCATCGTACGAGATTCCGTTACCGACCTTGGGGGAGTATCGATGTCGTCGGTAAATCCGAATTCGGGGGCGCCCGCTTCACCGCTCGTTTTCCGGTGA
- a CDS encoding TRM11 family methyltransferase, which translates to MILAPDSPIEATDFERLLARANSEALSGEAAELAPEVQPILNGVPYKAFRQSVSLEDRRELGAFFSGPELSRELARALRTRLPEGGLVLDPTCGIGDLLIAYAEKLPLAGSLNETIENWGRRLAGIDQREDLVAMTKARLVALARSRGRFTAPIAAVDGLFPDIIVGDMRRETELIARADGILFNPPFGGVSDHDISGWGMGKLSAAAILLDAILEARAPDVVIAAVLPDVLRSGSRYRRFRERITGMGVSGGFRSHGRFDAWTDVDVFTTLLAPEPGPLWASPPSSKRKVGDRFTVRVGPVVPHRHEQKGQWQRFICARTVPAWAEAFTPGASRRFKGTLFQPPFVVVRRTSSPSDRKRAVGAIIVGERPVAVENHLIVLIPDDGRYETCNELLSILGADGTTDYLNDLIRCRHLTTGSVTSIPWLTAG; encoded by the coding sequence ATGATTTTGGCGCCGGACTCGCCTATTGAAGCGACTGATTTTGAACGTCTACTTGCGCGCGCCAATTCGGAAGCGCTGAGTGGGGAGGCGGCTGAGCTCGCGCCAGAAGTCCAGCCGATCTTGAACGGCGTACCTTACAAGGCGTTCCGTCAGTCCGTCAGCCTCGAGGATCGTCGTGAGCTCGGCGCCTTTTTTTCCGGTCCAGAACTCAGTCGCGAGCTAGCTCGAGCGTTACGGACGAGGCTGCCCGAAGGTGGGTTGGTGCTTGATCCGACCTGCGGCATCGGCGATCTTTTGATCGCGTACGCCGAAAAACTGCCGCTCGCAGGGTCGCTGAACGAGACCATCGAGAATTGGGGGCGTCGGCTCGCCGGTATCGATCAGCGAGAAGATTTGGTCGCAATGACGAAGGCGCGACTTGTCGCCCTTGCGCGCTCGCGGGGTAGGTTCACTGCTCCGATTGCGGCGGTGGACGGGCTGTTCCCCGACATAATTGTTGGAGACATGCGACGGGAAACCGAATTGATCGCAAGGGCCGATGGGATCCTATTCAATCCCCCGTTTGGCGGTGTTAGCGACCATGACATCTCCGGGTGGGGTATGGGTAAGCTGAGCGCCGCAGCGATTCTCCTTGACGCAATCTTGGAGGCGCGAGCGCCCGACGTCGTTATTGCCGCGGTCCTCCCCGACGTGCTGCGAAGCGGGTCACGCTACCGGAGATTTCGTGAGCGGATCACGGGGATGGGGGTTTCAGGCGGGTTCCGGTCGCATGGCCGCTTCGACGCGTGGACCGATGTGGACGTGTTCACGACGCTTCTCGCACCGGAGCCGGGACCGCTCTGGGCGTCGCCCCCGTCGTCGAAAAGGAAGGTCGGAGACCGGTTTACCGTTCGCGTCGGCCCGGTGGTCCCTCATCGTCACGAGCAGAAAGGGCAATGGCAGCGCTTCATTTGCGCAAGGACCGTCCCGGCATGGGCGGAAGCGTTCACACCGGGAGCAAGCCGTCGCTTTAAAGGCACCCTCTTCCAGCCGCCGTTTGTAGTCGTTCGGCGAACTTCCAGCCCCAGCGACCGAAAGCGAGCGGTGGGAGCGATCATCGTTGGTGAAAGGCCCGTGGCAGTAGAAAATCATCTGATCGTTCTCATACCTGATGATGGTCGCTACGAGACCTGCAACGAGTTGCTGAGCATCCTGGGCGCCGACGGCACAACGGACTATTTGAACGATCTAATCCGTTGTCGTCATCTTACCACAGGCTCCGTCACTTCTATTCCTTGGTTGACTGCCGGGTGA
- a CDS encoding RES family NAD+ phosphorylase, with protein sequence MASPAPDLPDECLAIRLDPGTPLVRVHHKDNGPVWFGPAKGALPGSRFDAPGGEFGTLYVADTLKGAFVETVLRKANRIVARPFVEQRAFSVLRPKRELTLVQVHGDGLIQLGVTSDICAGDDYGPSQALALALHTKFPLDGLAYRARHNNDEICFAVNDRVAVDDLEIVETSLFSDHRSLVDALLRRHGAAWDPASTLPDLSKLP encoded by the coding sequence ATGGCTTCCCCAGCGCCGGATTTGCCGGATGAGTGTCTGGCCATCCGGCTGGACCCCGGCACCCCGCTTGTGCGGGTCCACCACAAGGATAACGGCCCGGTCTGGTTCGGGCCGGCAAAAGGCGCACTGCCCGGCAGTCGGTTCGATGCGCCGGGCGGCGAGTTCGGGACGCTTTACGTCGCCGACACGCTGAAGGGCGCATTCGTCGAGACCGTGCTGCGCAAGGCCAATCGCATCGTCGCGCGGCCGTTCGTCGAGCAGCGCGCGTTTTCGGTGCTGAGGCCCAAGCGCGAGCTGACCCTGGTGCAGGTTCATGGCGACGGGCTGATCCAGCTTGGGGTGACCAGCGACATTTGCGCGGGTGACGACTATGGGCCGTCACAGGCTTTGGCGCTGGCGCTGCACACCAAATTCCCGCTCGACGGCCTCGCTTATCGGGCGCGGCATAACAATGACGAAATCTGCTTCGCAGTGAATGACCGCGTTGCGGTCGACGATCTCGAAATCGTCGAGACCAGCCTGTTCAGCGATCACCGTTCACTGGTCGATGCATTGCTGCGCCGCCACGGCGCGGCCTGGGATCCGGCGAGCACGCTGCCCGATCTGTCGAAACTGCCCTAA
- a CDS encoding helix-turn-helix domain-containing protein: protein MADPEISIAALLAGTGSPTRVFAGGGPGIPVGGLDDASERVLITLLLQRLQQQNARVHGIMVPPAIGAGSDEYRMVMGLPAPSSEPHFAHWYTQGSQAVATHMRPPADGQRAQAYDFDLLDTCRSDVASVARFAQRVDFASYHLAAAYDGSDDAHSWRPAAKRGVQIAKAYRSYFSRLAEASFERWHTVRSILIHDWTPTAEAEPLCRAAYWSLCELTPADQQLKILFVHDADRARHELVRHVDVVAEQLALTASLSEDLSAESAAADKGTDAARLDALQEALLGKAGARLTLTEASERLGISRQALYKKIKTGAALGLMIGDTFVVPEAQLVARKDGSSVVAHLRDVLSLFTEAGAGGWSALQYLIEPDPALGGDVPLNHLKAGDAKLVVAAARAYLCLDAG from the coding sequence ATGGCCGATCCTGAAATCTCCATCGCCGCCTTGCTCGCCGGGACCGGCAGTCCGACCCGCGTCTTTGCCGGGGGCGGGCCGGGCATTCCGGTCGGCGGGCTGGACGATGCGTCCGAACGGGTGCTGATCACATTGCTGTTGCAGCGCCTGCAGCAGCAAAATGCGCGCGTCCACGGCATAATGGTGCCGCCCGCGATCGGGGCCGGTAGTGACGAATACCGGATGGTGATGGGGCTGCCGGCCCCGTCTAGCGAACCGCATTTCGCCCATTGGTACACGCAAGGCAGCCAAGCGGTCGCGACCCATATGCGGCCGCCCGCCGATGGTCAGAGGGCGCAGGCATATGATTTCGATCTGCTCGACACCTGCCGCAGCGACGTCGCGTCGGTAGCGCGCTTTGCGCAGCGGGTCGATTTCGCGAGCTATCATCTGGCTGCCGCCTATGACGGGTCGGACGATGCGCACAGCTGGCGACCGGCGGCGAAGCGCGGTGTACAGATCGCCAAGGCGTATCGGAGCTATTTCAGCCGGCTCGCCGAAGCGTCGTTCGAGCGCTGGCATACGGTCCGGTCGATCCTGATCCACGACTGGACGCCGACCGCCGAGGCCGAGCCCCTGTGCCGTGCGGCCTATTGGAGTCTGTGCGAGCTCACTCCCGCTGACCAGCAGCTCAAGATCCTGTTCGTGCATGACGCGGACCGCGCCCGCCATGAGTTGGTGCGGCATGTGGATGTGGTGGCCGAGCAACTGGCGCTGACCGCGAGCCTGAGCGAGGATCTGTCCGCCGAAAGCGCAGCTGCCGACAAGGGTACCGATGCGGCGCGGCTTGATGCACTTCAGGAGGCGCTGCTCGGCAAGGCGGGTGCGCGGCTCACACTGACCGAAGCCTCGGAGCGGCTCGGCATCTCGCGCCAGGCCCTTTACAAGAAGATCAAGACCGGCGCCGCTTTGGGGCTAATGATCGGCGACACGTTCGTGGTGCCTGAAGCGCAACTGGTTGCGCGCAAGGACGGAAGTTCCGTGGTCGCGCATCTGCGCGATGTGCTGTCCCTGTTCACCGAGGCGGGCGCCGGCGGCTGGTCGGCGCTGCAATATCTGATCGAGCCCGATCCGGCGCTCGGGGGAGACGTGCCGCTCAATCATCTGAAAGCTGGTGACGCCAAATTGGTCGTTGCGGCCGCGCGTGCCTATCTTTGCTTGGATGCGGGGTGA
- a CDS encoding HNH endonuclease has protein sequence MGRTVKPSKAEFLRAHPLCCFCGGRRPAFERDHAPARIVFRGKHGPDDFEFPACAECNRAVALSEQVTAFYIRSIDQSYEQLDEAEYDKLIRGIVNNAPEALPYQDRTCAPEHYTRYIAPNAEERTVSIPEIAKRHFELFGTKMLYAMYYRVTGKPASSSLRRIVVWAQAGTPAADQVRFNASQWFDDLQVAQRPNVDLGNQFRYQTGHNAAHGYLGLHMSFGEAFVFFCVLGPAREMIRLKPKPELYQTIKVLGDRIKVRKP, from the coding sequence ATGGGGCGCACCGTCAAGCCGAGCAAGGCTGAATTCCTGCGCGCGCATCCCCTGTGCTGCTTTTGCGGCGGCCGGCGTCCTGCCTTCGAACGCGATCATGCCCCGGCGCGGATCGTGTTTCGCGGCAAGCATGGTCCTGACGATTTTGAATTTCCGGCCTGCGCGGAATGCAATCGTGCGGTGGCGCTGAGCGAGCAGGTCACCGCCTTCTACATCCGCAGCATCGATCAGAGCTACGAGCAGCTCGACGAAGCGGAATACGACAAGCTCATTCGAGGGATCGTCAACAATGCGCCCGAGGCCTTGCCCTACCAGGACCGGACCTGCGCGCCCGAACATTATACCCGCTATATTGCGCCCAATGCCGAGGAGCGGACCGTCAGCATCCCCGAGATCGCCAAGCGGCATTTCGAGCTGTTTGGCACGAAGATGCTCTACGCCATGTATTATCGGGTGACCGGCAAACCCGCCTCGTCGAGCCTGCGGCGGATCGTCGTCTGGGCGCAGGCCGGGACCCCAGCGGCCGATCAGGTGCGGTTCAATGCCAGCCAGTGGTTCGACGATCTGCAGGTCGCGCAGCGCCCCAATGTCGATCTCGGTAACCAGTTTCGCTATCAGACCGGCCATAATGCGGCGCATGGATATCTCGGCCTGCACATGTCGTTCGGCGAAGCTTTCGTGTTCTTCTGCGTGCTCGGCCCCGCGCGCGAAATGATCCGGCTGAAACCGAAGCCGGAACTCTACCAGACCATCAAGGTCCTCGGCGACCGCATCAAGGTGCGCAAACCCTGA
- a CDS encoding RES domain-containing protein, with translation MLYDAGFSENDDMLEALADMIECEAWVEREFYRGTDSQRLTGGWDSFKAFTKNHTRYFFLQSGEDDYDELTPGDVLGSVADMILTKLADEGLIKPIPGETDLIRIRVDDARQHAATAIGTPKPEHARQSNRMSPAGIPMFYGAFDAATAHAETIDPDAHAGKVLSVGTFRPVRDLVLLDLAELPVVPSVFDLDRQALIHPLRFLHAFATDISQPIARDGREHIEYVPTQIVTEYFRRLFRAADGKSLDGIIYRSAKQAGAKAFVLFCENEQCIDLDAPQEDASLLRLISVEHQ, from the coding sequence GTGCTCTATGATGCCGGCTTCTCCGAGAATGATGACATGCTCGAAGCGCTCGCTGACATGATCGAGTGCGAAGCGTGGGTCGAACGCGAATTCTACCGGGGGACCGACAGCCAGCGTCTCACCGGGGGCTGGGACAGCTTCAAGGCCTTCACCAAGAACCACACCCGGTACTTCTTTTTGCAATCGGGCGAAGACGACTATGACGAGCTTACGCCGGGTGATGTGCTTGGTTCGGTCGCGGACATGATCCTCACGAAGCTCGCCGATGAAGGGCTGATCAAGCCGATCCCCGGCGAGACCGACCTGATCCGCATCCGTGTCGATGACGCGCGCCAGCACGCCGCGACCGCGATCGGCACGCCCAAGCCCGAACATGCGCGTCAGTCAAACCGCATGAGCCCCGCCGGTATCCCGATGTTCTACGGCGCGTTCGATGCCGCGACGGCACATGCCGAAACTATCGATCCCGACGCGCATGCCGGAAAGGTGCTGTCGGTCGGGACGTTCCGGCCGGTTCGCGACTTGGTCCTGCTCGATCTTGCGGAGCTTCCGGTCGTGCCGAGCGTGTTCGACCTCGATCGCCAGGCGCTGATCCATCCGCTGCGGTTCCTTCACGCCTTTGCGACCGACATCTCGCAGCCGATCGCGCGCGATGGCCGCGAGCACATCGAATATGTCCCGACCCAGATCGTCACCGAGTATTTCCGGCGGCTGTTCCGCGCGGCGGACGGGAAAAGTCTCGACGGCATCATCTATCGCAGCGCCAAACAGGCCGGGGCCAAGGCGTTCGTGCTCTTCTGCGAGAACGAACAATGCATCGATCTCGACGCGCCGCAGGAGGACGCGTCGCTGCTTCGCCTGATCTCGGTCGAACATCAGTAA
- a CDS encoding HEPN-associated N-terminal domain-containing protein — protein sequence MGIVKAWMMEMEERGYGESDDHVCASCVTDGFLAQWIGDHAGANACSFCAAVSDQPIAAPFEDFTAVVLGGLGFDWNEPTNEGIMYIAREGGGRRRCRPPPTCSMMPASPRMMTCSKRSLT from the coding sequence ATGGGCATCGTCAAGGCATGGATGATGGAGATGGAGGAGCGCGGCTATGGCGAGTCCGACGACCATGTCTGTGCGTCATGCGTCACCGACGGGTTCCTGGCCCAGTGGATCGGCGACCATGCCGGGGCCAATGCTTGCAGCTTTTGCGCCGCCGTCTCCGATCAGCCGATCGCGGCACCGTTCGAGGATTTCACGGCCGTCGTGCTCGGCGGGCTTGGGTTCGATTGGAATGAGCCGACCAACGAGGGGATCATGTATATCGCGCGCGAAGGGGGTGGCAGGCGCCGCTGTCGACCACCTCCGACGTGCTCTATGATGCCGGCTTCTCCGAGAATGATGACATGCTCGAAGCGCTCGCTGACATGA